One segment of Curtobacterium poinsettiae DNA contains the following:
- a CDS encoding MFS transporter, with translation MHQSARSVAGFWILAAMLLVSVASSAVPSPIYPVYAAEWHLTPLMLTGVFAIYVAGLLASLLVAGRLSDHVGRKPVLVVGGLGVALSLGLFAMADGVVALIVDRIVQGVSVGLLIGALGAALIDNSLERHPTMAGVLNGVIPPIALATGAMSSGALVQWGPAPEQLVYLLFGALLVLLVLALFVVPEQVQRRPGAVRSLRPTISVPRSSRRLFRGVAGSLVASWALGGMFLSLVPSALGAVFGITNHFAAGALIAVVTGVGALTGLAIQRMDTRRAVLLGLVALVLGPIVTVSFVFAHSLPGMVVGSAIAGVGFGAGFQAPLRMLLATAAPTHRAGLLSTIYVVSYLAFGVPSVIGGLLEPSVGLVPVIAGYGGFIVLAAVVALVLQLSSKDAAEVEERAAEVIERTATGSIRVASAD, from the coding sequence ATGCACCAGTCAGCTCGTTCGGTCGCCGGGTTCTGGATCCTGGCGGCGATGCTCCTGGTCTCGGTCGCGTCATCGGCCGTCCCGTCGCCCATCTACCCGGTCTACGCGGCCGAGTGGCACCTCACCCCGCTCATGCTCACCGGGGTCTTCGCCATCTACGTCGCCGGCCTGCTCGCGAGCCTGCTCGTCGCGGGTCGCCTGTCCGACCACGTCGGCCGCAAGCCCGTGCTGGTCGTCGGCGGCCTGGGCGTCGCACTGTCGCTCGGCCTGTTCGCGATGGCGGACGGGGTCGTCGCGCTCATCGTCGACCGGATCGTGCAGGGCGTCTCGGTCGGGCTGCTCATCGGGGCCCTCGGCGCGGCCCTCATCGACAACTCCCTCGAACGCCACCCCACCATGGCCGGCGTGCTGAACGGCGTCATCCCGCCGATCGCCCTGGCCACCGGCGCGATGTCGAGCGGCGCGCTGGTGCAGTGGGGTCCGGCGCCGGAGCAGCTCGTCTACCTGTTGTTCGGAGCACTCCTCGTGCTGCTGGTGCTCGCGCTGTTCGTCGTCCCTGAGCAGGTGCAGCGCCGCCCCGGCGCGGTCCGCTCCCTGCGGCCGACGATCAGCGTGCCGCGGTCCTCACGCCGGCTGTTCCGCGGCGTCGCCGGTTCGCTCGTCGCCAGCTGGGCCCTCGGCGGCATGTTCCTGTCGCTCGTCCCCTCGGCGCTCGGCGCGGTGTTCGGCATCACGAACCACTTCGCCGCCGGTGCGCTCATCGCCGTGGTCACCGGCGTCGGCGCCCTGACCGGCCTGGCGATCCAGCGGATGGACACCCGTCGCGCGGTCCTGCTCGGACTCGTCGCGCTCGTGCTCGGCCCGATCGTCACCGTGTCGTTCGTGTTCGCACACTCCCTGCCGGGCATGGTCGTCGGCAGCGCGATCGCCGGTGTCGGCTTCGGTGCCGGGTTCCAGGCGCCGCTGCGGATGCTGCTCGCCACCGCCGCCCCGACCCACCGCGCCGGGCTGCTCTCCACGATCTACGTCGTCAGCTACCTGGCGTTCGGGGTGCCATCGGTCATCGGAGGCCTGCTCGAGCCCTCGGTCGGCCTCGTCCCGGTCATCGCCGGGTACGGCGGCTTCATCGTGCTCGCCGCGGTCGTCGCCCTCGTACTGCAGCTGTCGTCGAAGGACGCCGCCGAGGTCGAGGAACGCGCCGCCGAGGTCATCGAGCGCACCGCAACCGGCTCGATCCGGGTCGCCTCCGCCGACTAG
- a CDS encoding TIGR02611 family protein translates to MDGDPNDRPGEARADGAPRQRFQWFHRLRAWIHARPHVHLFYKVLVGLVGGLVVIIGLILVPLPGPGWLVVFIGLTVLASEFHFFHKIITWLKAQLHRFWDWAKRHGPKRLRDAADRGKADVDAAHTGAARTVGVRARARGTNSARPGH, encoded by the coding sequence ATGGACGGCGACCCGAACGACCGACCCGGCGAAGCCCGGGCCGATGGCGCGCCCCGCCAGCGCTTCCAGTGGTTCCACCGTCTGCGCGCCTGGATCCACGCGCGGCCGCACGTCCACCTGTTCTACAAGGTGCTGGTCGGTCTGGTGGGTGGGCTGGTCGTCATCATCGGGCTGATCCTGGTGCCGCTGCCGGGCCCGGGGTGGCTCGTGGTGTTCATCGGCCTCACGGTGCTGGCGAGCGAGTTCCACTTCTTCCACAAGATCATCACGTGGCTCAAGGCGCAGCTGCACCGCTTCTGGGACTGGGCCAAGCGGCACGGGCCGAAGCGTCTGCGCGATGCGGCGGACCGGGGCAAGGCCGACGTCGACGCTGCGCACACCGGTGCGGCGCGGACGGTCGGGGTGCGTGCGCGGGCTCGCGGTACGAACTCGGCGCGACCGGGCCACTAG
- a CDS encoding TraR/DksA family transcriptional regulator: MEDPRPALEAERARNERLLLEVERSMRDVSDARQDANSDDEHDPEGATLAWERGSLGAVRDGARLRVRQVDAALARLDDGTYGRCTVGGEPIPEARLTAVPWAATCVAHA, translated from the coding sequence ATGGAGGACCCCCGCCCAGCACTCGAGGCCGAACGCGCCCGCAACGAACGGCTGCTGCTCGAGGTCGAGCGGAGCATGCGTGACGTCAGCGACGCCCGGCAGGACGCCAACTCCGACGACGAGCACGACCCCGAGGGCGCGACCCTGGCCTGGGAGCGCGGCTCGCTCGGTGCGGTCCGCGACGGCGCCCGGCTGCGGGTCCGTCAGGTGGACGCCGCGCTCGCGCGACTCGACGACGGCACCTACGGCCGCTGCACGGTCGGCGGTGAGCCGATCCCGGAGGCCCGCCTGACCGCCGTCCCGTGGGCGGCGACGTGCGTCGCGCACGCCTGA
- a CDS encoding LLM class flavin-dependent oxidoreductase, with the protein MDMTKIGFLSFGHWRDVPGSKVRSGREALVQAIDLAVAAEEAGVDGAYFRVHHFAPQQAAPFPLLSAIAAKTSRIEIGTGVIDMRYENPLYMAEEAAATDLISGGRLQLGVSRGSPETALAGYQQFGYVPDAADENGGDMARAHTNVFRRAIVGEPMANANPQMTGSVGSLPISPLSDSLGDRIWWGAGTRATAEWTAEQGMNLMSSTLLTEDTGVPFDQLQAEQIERFRRVWSESGWDREPRVSVSRSIIPIIDDESRHYFGVRAQVEGQDQVGHLDGGLARFGRSYIGEPEQLVAELAADQAVRAADTVLVTVPNQLGVDFNARLLAAVKDVFTEVDAEPVPA; encoded by the coding sequence ATGGACATGACGAAGATCGGGTTCCTGTCGTTCGGACACTGGCGTGACGTGCCGGGGTCGAAGGTGCGCAGCGGGCGGGAGGCCCTGGTGCAGGCGATCGACCTCGCGGTCGCAGCCGAGGAAGCCGGCGTTGACGGCGCCTACTTCCGCGTGCACCACTTCGCGCCGCAGCAGGCTGCACCGTTCCCGCTGCTCTCCGCCATCGCCGCGAAGACCAGCCGGATCGAGATCGGGACCGGCGTCATCGACATGCGCTACGAGAACCCGCTCTACATGGCGGAAGAAGCCGCGGCGACCGACCTCATCTCCGGCGGGCGACTGCAGCTCGGTGTCTCGCGGGGATCACCCGAGACCGCCCTCGCCGGCTACCAGCAGTTCGGCTACGTGCCCGATGCCGCTGACGAGAACGGCGGCGACATGGCCCGTGCGCACACGAACGTGTTCCGCCGTGCGATCGTCGGCGAGCCGATGGCCAACGCCAACCCGCAGATGACCGGTTCGGTCGGGTCCCTGCCGATCTCCCCGCTGTCGGACTCGCTCGGCGACCGTATCTGGTGGGGCGCCGGCACCCGCGCCACCGCCGAGTGGACCGCCGAGCAGGGCATGAACCTGATGTCCTCGACCCTGCTGACCGAGGACACCGGCGTGCCCTTCGACCAGCTGCAGGCCGAGCAGATCGAGCGCTTCCGCCGGGTGTGGTCCGAGTCCGGCTGGGACCGCGAACCGCGCGTCTCGGTCTCGCGCAGCATCATCCCGATCATCGACGACGAGTCCCGCCACTACTTCGGCGTCCGCGCACAGGTCGAGGGGCAGGACCAGGTCGGGCACCTCGACGGCGGGCTGGCCCGGTTCGGCCGGTCCTACATCGGTGAACCCGAGCAGCTCGTCGCGGAGCTCGCGGCCGACCAGGCCGTCCGTGCTGCCGACACCGTGCTCGTCACCGTGCCGAACCAGCTCGGTGTGGACTTCAACGCTCGGCTGCTCGCCGCCGTGAAGGACGTGTTCACCGAGGTCGACGCGGAGCCGGTCCCCGCCTGA
- a CDS encoding DUF2510 domain-containing protein: MTLPAAGWFPDPQDARRLRWWDGRTWGAATRVPAAAAEPVTPIVVVPAGPSFSVQTAAIRTDAWASGTAGDRRLCVFTVLAVLLAVVSVIANPWGLAGLLAVACGVVGIVRPGAVGAWAVLARSASASALVVAVTTTVIAASAQLHLF, from the coding sequence GTGACGCTGCCGGCCGCAGGCTGGTTCCCGGACCCGCAGGACGCCCGTCGTCTGCGCTGGTGGGACGGTCGCACCTGGGGCGCAGCCACGCGGGTCCCCGCGGCCGCTGCGGAACCGGTCACGCCGATCGTCGTCGTTCCGGCGGGGCCGTCGTTCTCGGTGCAGACCGCTGCGATCCGGACGGACGCGTGGGCGTCGGGCACCGCCGGCGACCGTCGGCTCTGCGTGTTCACGGTGCTCGCCGTGCTGCTCGCGGTGGTCTCGGTCATCGCGAACCCCTGGGGCCTGGCGGGGCTGCTCGCCGTGGCGTGCGGCGTCGTCGGCATCGTCCGTCCCGGAGCCGTCGGCGCCTGGGCTGTCCTGGCGCGGAGCGCTTCGGCGAGCGCCCTCGTCGTCGCGGTGACGACGACGGTCATCGCCGCGTCGGCCCAGTTGCACCTGTTCTGA
- a CDS encoding site-specific tyrosine recombinase XerD produces MPLDRAAETYLRHVAIERGLSQHTLSAYRRDLAVFTSWLADAPVVESDGADRAGGSSVLQDVARLARADVSGFVTHLATRPEGPLAPRSIARMLSSVRSFTAFAAREGWLPLDPGTAVRPPKAPMRLPKAIPVEDMERLLGAVSVDADDPVQLRDKALLELLYATGARISEAVGLSVDDVTTLSDADGELSVVKVTGKGNKQRIVPLGSFARAAIDAYLVRARPVFAARGPSTPALFLGARGARLSRQSAWLVIQAAAAAADLEAHVSPHTFRHSFATHLLEGGADVRVVQELLGHASVATTQIYTMVTADMLRDVYQTAHPRARR; encoded by the coding sequence ATGCCCCTCGACCGTGCCGCGGAGACGTACCTGCGGCACGTCGCGATCGAGCGGGGACTCTCGCAGCACACGTTGTCCGCGTACCGGCGGGACCTCGCGGTGTTCACGTCGTGGTTGGCGGACGCTCCGGTCGTCGAGTCGGACGGTGCAGACCGGGCCGGGGGGTCCTCGGTGCTGCAGGACGTGGCACGGTTGGCACGGGCGGACGTCTCGGGGTTCGTGACACACCTGGCCACCCGACCGGAAGGTCCGCTGGCACCGCGGTCGATCGCGCGGATGCTCAGCTCGGTGCGCTCGTTCACCGCCTTCGCCGCTCGGGAGGGCTGGCTGCCGCTCGACCCCGGCACCGCCGTCCGGCCGCCGAAGGCCCCGATGCGGCTGCCGAAGGCGATCCCCGTCGAGGACATGGAACGGCTGCTCGGGGCGGTGTCCGTCGACGCCGACGACCCCGTCCAGCTGCGGGACAAGGCCCTGCTCGAGCTGCTCTACGCCACCGGTGCGCGCATCTCCGAGGCGGTGGGACTGTCGGTCGACGACGTGACGACGCTGTCGGACGCCGACGGCGAGCTCTCGGTCGTGAAGGTCACGGGCAAGGGCAACAAGCAGCGGATCGTGCCGCTCGGCAGCTTCGCCCGGGCCGCGATCGACGCGTACCTGGTGCGCGCACGGCCGGTGTTCGCGGCACGAGGGCCGTCGACCCCGGCGCTGTTCCTCGGCGCCCGTGGAGCGCGGCTGTCGCGGCAGAGTGCCTGGCTCGTGATCCAGGCCGCCGCTGCTGCCGCCGACCTGGAGGCGCACGTGTCACCGCACACGTTCCGGCACTCGTTCGCGACGCACCTGCTCGAGGGCGGTGCCGATGTGCGCGTGGTGCAGGAGTTGCTCGGGCACGCGAGTGTCGCCACGACGCAGATCTACACGATGGTCACGGCGGACATGCTGCGGGACGTGTACCAGACGGCGCACCCGCGGGCGCGGCGGTAG
- a CDS encoding DUF1349 domain-containing protein, whose translation MSGSLGDGLRELVATGTWTHDPEAAEFDGDVFRVTAVEGSDAWRTTSYGFVHDSEHALLQPTDGPFSVEASFVLDYTEQFDQAGVFLRVDEQTWIKAGVEFSDGTPQLGAVVTRGFSDWSVSPVPEWAGRVVTVRASRDGDAVTIRAWVEGDESRLVRVAYLDPDAVVSAGLLCAGPTRAGLTVTFTGFRVGTPDEALH comes from the coding sequence GTGAGCGGGTCCTTGGGCGACGGTCTGCGCGAGCTGGTCGCCACGGGGACGTGGACGCACGACCCGGAGGCCGCCGAGTTCGACGGCGACGTGTTCCGCGTCACCGCGGTCGAGGGCAGCGACGCCTGGCGGACCACCTCGTACGGCTTCGTGCACGACTCCGAGCACGCGCTGCTGCAGCCGACGGACGGGCCGTTCTCGGTCGAGGCGTCGTTCGTGCTCGACTACACCGAGCAGTTCGACCAGGCCGGGGTGTTCCTGCGCGTCGACGAACAGACCTGGATCAAGGCCGGCGTGGAGTTCTCGGACGGAACCCCGCAGCTCGGCGCCGTGGTGACGCGTGGGTTCTCGGACTGGTCGGTGTCGCCCGTACCGGAGTGGGCGGGCCGGGTGGTGACCGTCCGCGCGAGCCGCGATGGTGACGCCGTGACGATCCGGGCGTGGGTCGAGGGTGACGAGTCCCGCTTGGTGCGGGTCGCGTACCTCGACCCGGACGCCGTCGTGTCCGCGGGGCTGCTGTGCGCCGGGCCGACGCGGGCCGGGCTGACCGTGACGTTCACCGGGTTCCGCGTGGGCACGCCGGACGAGGCGTTGCACTGA
- a CDS encoding NUDIX domain-containing protein produces the protein MTDAPIADESASFEVTESTVVYEGAVWDVRRDTVAYNGDSMVREYIDHTGAVAVYAEDDEGRVLVIQQYRHPVRLRDWELPAGLLDMEGEDHLTAAKRELGEEADLEADTWEPLVRYNTSSGGSDEFIQIYRARGVRSTESAFEREAEEADIVTRWVPRAELLEGILGGRLNNSALVVATLAVEAIEQRGK, from the coding sequence GTGACAGACGCACCGATCGCTGACGAGTCCGCCTCCTTCGAGGTCACCGAATCCACCGTCGTGTACGAGGGCGCCGTCTGGGACGTGCGCCGCGACACCGTCGCGTACAACGGCGACTCGATGGTCCGCGAGTACATCGACCACACCGGTGCCGTCGCCGTGTACGCGGAGGACGACGAGGGCCGCGTCCTGGTCATCCAGCAGTACCGTCACCCGGTGCGGCTGCGCGACTGGGAGCTGCCCGCGGGCCTGCTCGACATGGAGGGCGAGGACCACCTGACGGCCGCGAAGCGCGAGCTGGGCGAGGAGGCCGACCTCGAGGCCGACACGTGGGAGCCCCTGGTCCGGTACAACACGTCCTCGGGCGGCAGCGACGAGTTCATCCAAATCTACCGGGCGCGCGGCGTTCGGTCGACCGAGTCCGCGTTCGAGCGCGAGGCCGAAGAGGCCGACATCGTGACGCGCTGGGTCCCGCGGGCGGAGCTGCTCGAGGGAATCCTGGGCGGTCGGCTCAACAACTCGGCCCTCGTCGTCGCGACGCTCGCCGTCGAGGCCATCGAACAGCGCGGCAAGTGA
- a CDS encoding CTP synthase codes for MADTLSGGTNSSNSTPKVTKQIFVTGGVVSSLGKGLTAASLGNLLTARGLKVVMQKLDPYLNVDPGTMNPFQHGEVFVTDDGAETDLDIGHYERFLDINLSQAANVTTGQVYSTVIAKERRGEYLGDTVQVIPHITDEIKRRMREQAQNDPQPDVIITEVGGTVGDIESQPFIESARQVRHELGRNNVFFVHVSLVPFMNASGEQKTKPTQHSVAALRSIGIQPDALVLRSDRPVSESNKRKIALMCDVDEDAVVNAVDVPSIYDLPTLLNNQGLDQVIVEALKLDAGPVDWTAWTPVLKAVHEPKKDVTIALVGKYIDLPDAYLSVTEALRAGGFAHDAKVTLKWVVSDDCTTPEGAAKQLGDVDGICIPGGFGVRGIEGKLGALQFAREQGIPTLGLCLGLQCMVIEYARHEVGLTDASSTEFDPETSTPVIATMAEQVDIIAGGDLGGTMRLGLYPASFTQGSLAAELYGAPEASERHRHRYEVNNKYREQIADAGLVFSGTSPDGTLVEYVELPRDVHPFYIATQAHPELRSRPTDAHPLFAGLVAAAIERHEASSLFDPQTEEQVA; via the coding sequence GTGGCGGACACTCTCAGCGGCGGTACCAATTCTTCGAACTCGACCCCGAAGGTGACGAAGCAGATCTTCGTGACCGGCGGGGTCGTCTCGTCTCTCGGCAAGGGCCTGACGGCGGCCAGCCTCGGCAACCTGCTCACGGCTCGCGGCCTCAAGGTCGTCATGCAGAAGCTCGACCCGTACCTCAACGTGGACCCGGGCACCATGAACCCGTTCCAGCACGGCGAGGTCTTCGTGACCGACGACGGTGCGGAGACGGACCTCGACATCGGGCACTACGAGCGCTTCCTCGACATCAACCTGTCGCAGGCCGCGAACGTCACGACCGGTCAGGTGTACTCGACGGTGATCGCCAAGGAGCGTCGCGGCGAGTACCTCGGCGACACGGTGCAGGTCATCCCGCACATCACCGACGAGATCAAGCGCCGGATGCGCGAGCAGGCGCAGAACGACCCGCAGCCCGACGTCATCATCACCGAGGTCGGTGGCACCGTCGGCGACATCGAGTCGCAGCCGTTCATCGAGTCCGCCCGTCAGGTGCGGCACGAGCTCGGCCGCAACAACGTGTTCTTCGTGCACGTCTCGCTGGTGCCGTTCATGAACGCCTCGGGTGAGCAGAAGACCAAGCCGACGCAGCACTCCGTCGCCGCGCTCCGCTCGATCGGCATCCAGCCCGACGCGCTCGTGCTGCGCAGCGACCGTCCGGTGTCGGAGTCGAACAAGCGCAAGATCGCGCTGATGTGCGACGTCGACGAGGACGCCGTGGTGAACGCGGTGGACGTCCCCTCGATCTACGACCTGCCGACGCTGCTGAACAACCAGGGCCTCGACCAGGTCATCGTCGAGGCGCTCAAGCTCGACGCCGGTCCGGTCGACTGGACCGCGTGGACCCCGGTGCTGAAGGCCGTGCACGAGCCGAAGAAGGACGTCACGATCGCCCTGGTCGGCAAGTACATCGACCTGCCGGACGCCTACCTGTCCGTCACCGAGGCACTCCGTGCGGGTGGCTTCGCCCACGACGCCAAGGTGACGCTGAAGTGGGTCGTGTCGGACGACTGCACCACGCCCGAGGGCGCGGCGAAGCAGCTCGGCGACGTCGACGGCATCTGCATCCCCGGCGGGTTCGGCGTGCGCGGCATCGAGGGCAAGCTCGGCGCGCTGCAGTTCGCGCGTGAGCAGGGCATCCCGACGCTCGGCCTGTGCCTCGGCCTGCAGTGCATGGTCATCGAGTACGCCCGCCACGAGGTCGGTCTGACCGACGCGTCGAGCACCGAGTTCGACCCGGAGACCTCGACCCCGGTCATCGCGACGATGGCGGAGCAGGTCGACATCATCGCCGGTGGCGACCTGGGTGGCACGATGCGCCTGGGCCTGTACCCGGCGTCGTTCACGCAAGGGTCGCTGGCGGCGGAGCTGTACGGGGCTCCCGAGGCCTCCGAGCGGCACCGTCACCGCTACGAGGTGAACAATAAGTACCGCGAGCAGATCGCGGACGCCGGCCTCGTCTTCTCGGGCACGTCGCCCGACGGCACGCTGGTGGAGTACGTCGAGCTCCCGCGCGACGTGCACCCGTTCTACATCGCCACCCAGGCGCACCCGGAGCTCCGCTCGCGCCCGACCGATGCGCACCCGCTGTTCGCGGGACTCGTCGCGGCCGCGATCGAGCGCCACGAGGCGTCCAGCCTGTTCGACCCGCAGACCGAGGAGCAGGTCGCGTAA
- the recN gene encoding DNA repair protein RecN: MIEEIAIRDLGVIGETTLELGPGFTVVTGETGAGKTMIVTALGLLLGARADAGSVRRGASSAVVEGRWHVPEQDAVAERVEDAGGTVEDGELILTRTVSAEGRSRATVGGRSAPVAVLGELADQLVTVHGQSDQIRLTSATAQRAALDGFGGASLEKALARYVAAYDAWQQHAGELEVLVRDRDDRVAEAERIRAASDEIEAADPQPGEDVELAERAERLGNLEELRLSAALAHEALSSESLDGVSDVVGLVESARRAVERVVSSDSALQPVLEQLTELGIQAAEASASISSYLGSLEPEAGHDLELINERRALLAGLTRKYGETVDDVIAYGQRASDRLLELDGDDDRIAALQQSVEQDEQALETAAAALTTARTKVAVDLAKRVTAELKTLAMGGATLVVEVTDASEYRRHGRDQVTILLQPHSGTDPRPIGKGASGGELSRVMLAIEVVMAGSTTVPTFVFDEVDAGVGGAAAIEIGRRLAKLAERTQVIVVTHLAQVAAFANNHLNVVKDASGAVTSSSVRRLEGEDRLQEMARLLSGLGDSASGIEHARELLDVAGQRA, translated from the coding sequence ATGATCGAGGAGATCGCGATCCGCGACCTCGGCGTCATCGGCGAGACCACGCTCGAACTCGGGCCGGGCTTCACCGTCGTCACCGGGGAGACCGGTGCGGGCAAGACCATGATCGTCACCGCGCTCGGACTGCTGCTCGGTGCGCGGGCCGATGCCGGTTCGGTGCGCCGCGGTGCGTCGAGCGCCGTCGTCGAAGGCCGCTGGCACGTCCCGGAGCAGGACGCCGTCGCCGAACGCGTCGAGGACGCCGGCGGCACCGTGGAGGACGGCGAACTCATCCTCACCCGCACGGTCTCCGCCGAGGGGCGCAGCCGTGCCACGGTGGGTGGTCGCAGTGCGCCCGTGGCGGTGCTCGGCGAGCTCGCCGACCAGCTCGTGACCGTGCACGGGCAGTCGGACCAGATCCGCCTGACCTCGGCCACCGCGCAGCGGGCTGCCCTCGACGGGTTCGGGGGAGCCTCGCTCGAGAAGGCCCTCGCCCGGTACGTCGCCGCGTACGACGCCTGGCAGCAGCACGCCGGTGAACTCGAGGTGCTGGTCCGGGACCGGGACGACCGGGTCGCCGAGGCCGAGCGGATCCGCGCGGCCTCCGACGAGATCGAGGCCGCCGACCCGCAGCCCGGTGAGGACGTCGAGCTGGCCGAACGCGCCGAACGCCTGGGGAACCTCGAGGAGCTCCGGTTGTCCGCGGCCCTGGCGCACGAGGCGTTGTCCAGCGAGTCCCTCGACGGCGTCTCCGACGTCGTCGGCCTGGTCGAGTCCGCACGCCGTGCCGTGGAGCGTGTGGTGTCGTCCGACAGCGCCCTGCAGCCGGTGCTCGAGCAGCTCACGGAGCTCGGGATCCAGGCGGCCGAGGCCTCGGCGAGCATCTCGAGCTACCTCGGTTCCCTGGAACCCGAGGCGGGGCACGACCTCGAGCTCATCAACGAACGTCGTGCCCTGTTGGCAGGCCTCACCCGCAAGTACGGCGAGACGGTGGACGACGTCATCGCCTACGGGCAGCGCGCGAGCGACCGGCTGCTCGAGCTCGACGGCGACGACGACCGGATCGCGGCGTTGCAGCAGTCGGTCGAGCAGGACGAGCAGGCGCTCGAGACGGCCGCGGCCGCGCTCACGACGGCGCGCACCAAGGTGGCCGTCGACCTGGCGAAGCGCGTGACCGCTGAGCTGAAGACCCTCGCGATGGGTGGTGCGACCCTGGTGGTCGAGGTCACCGACGCCAGCGAGTACCGCCGCCACGGCCGCGACCAGGTGACGATCCTGCTCCAGCCGCACTCAGGCACCGACCCCCGGCCGATCGGCAAGGGGGCGTCCGGCGGTGAGCTGTCGCGCGTGATGCTCGCGATCGAGGTCGTCATGGCCGGCAGCACCACGGTGCCGACGTTCGTCTTCGACGAGGTCGACGCCGGTGTCGGTGGGGCGGCGGCCATCGAGATCGGCCGACGGCTGGCGAAGCTCGCAGAGCGCACGCAGGTCATCGTCGTCACGCACCTGGCCCAGGTCGCGGCCTTCGCGAACAACCACCTCAACGTCGTGAAGGACGCCAGCGGTGCCGTGACCTCGTCGAGCGTGCGCCGGCTCGAGGGCGAGGACCGTCTGCAGGAGATGGCACGGCTGCTCTCCGGACTCGGCGACAGCGCCAGCGGCATCGAGCACGCCCGCGAGCTGCTCGACGTGGCCGGCCAGCGAGCCTGA
- a CDS encoding NAD kinase: MSDERHILLVSHTGRRDSIDAAVEVCDLLHAAGLTPVMPFDEYADIRRAEASVGKVDILGVDVQPNQLEIVIVLGGDGTILRAAELVRNTGAPLIGVNLGHVGFLAESERDGLSETVERALSGEYNVEERVTLQVDVVVGNQIVYSSWALNEATIEKASRERMLEVVTEVDGRPLSSFGCDGVVVSTPTGSTAYSFSGGGPIVWPDVDALLMVPLSAHALFARPIVVGPDCTLAIEVLRRTSGVGVLWCDGRRTHDLPPGARVEVRRSPDPVRVARLKDAPFTDRLVAKFQLPVAGWRGPQSDEDDR, from the coding sequence ATGAGTGACGAACGGCACATCCTGCTCGTGTCCCACACGGGTCGCCGTGACTCGATCGACGCTGCGGTCGAGGTCTGCGACCTCCTGCACGCGGCCGGTCTCACGCCCGTCATGCCCTTCGACGAGTACGCCGACATCCGTCGCGCCGAAGCGTCGGTCGGCAAGGTCGACATCCTCGGCGTCGACGTCCAGCCGAACCAGCTCGAGATCGTCATCGTGCTCGGTGGCGACGGCACGATCCTCCGCGCGGCCGAACTCGTGCGGAACACCGGCGCTCCACTGATCGGGGTGAACCTCGGGCACGTCGGGTTCCTGGCCGAGAGCGAGCGCGACGGTCTGTCCGAGACGGTCGAGCGTGCGCTGTCCGGCGAGTACAACGTCGAGGAACGCGTCACCCTGCAGGTCGACGTGGTCGTGGGCAACCAGATCGTCTACTCGAGCTGGGCGCTGAACGAGGCCACGATCGAGAAGGCTTCGCGGGAACGGATGCTCGAGGTCGTGACCGAGGTTGACGGCCGCCCGCTGTCGTCCTTCGGCTGCGACGGCGTGGTCGTGTCGACCCCGACCGGCTCCACGGCGTACTCGTTCTCCGGCGGTGGCCCCATCGTGTGGCCGGACGTCGACGCGCTGCTCATGGTGCCGCTGAGCGCCCATGCTCTGTTCGCCCGTCCGATCGTCGTCGGGCCGGACTGCACGCTCGCGATCGAGGTCCTGCGGCGCACGAGCGGCGTCGGTGTCCTGTGGTGCGACGGTCGACGGACCCACGACCTGCCCCCGGGCGCCCGTGTCGAGGTCCGGCGTTCGCCGGACCCGGTGCGTGTCGCCCGACTGAAGGACGCCCCGTTCACCGACCGCCTGGTCGCGAAGTTCCAGCTGCCCGTCGCCGGGTGGCGCGGCCCCCAGAGCGACGAGGACGACCGATGA